One Schistocerca piceifrons isolate TAMUIC-IGC-003096 chromosome 11, iqSchPice1.1, whole genome shotgun sequence genomic window carries:
- the LOC124719673 gene encoding serine/threonine-protein phosphatase 6 regulatory ankyrin repeat subunit C-like, with the protein MLTVITNNPNALHGWSPQEERDRRLIEAGKRGVVEDVLALLAAGAVLEATDVKEWTGLHWAAARGHVGGVRCLLEAGADVDRPALGGSQRACGGSALPAGGRGRRGLRDQPPGHAPAPFCGSRSRASGAAAGRVLCCPQRCGSVAEDAAALGGGERPRRGGGGAAGGRRR; encoded by the coding sequence atgctaacagtgataaccaataATCCCAATGCTCTGCACGGGTGGAGTCCTCAAGAGGAGAGAGACAGAAGGCTGATCGAGGCAGGCAAGCGAGGGGTAGTGGAAGATGTGTTGGCGCTGCTGGCTGCAGGGGCCGTCCTGGAGGCTACGGATGTGAAGGAGTGGACCGGCCTGCACTGGGCGGCAGCCAGAGGGCACGTGGGGGGAGTGCGCTGCCTGCTGGAGGCCGGGGCAGACGTGGACCGGCCTGCACTGGGCGGCAGCCAGAGGGCATGTGGGGGGAGTGCGCTGCCTGCTGGAGGCCGGGGCAGACGTGGACTCCGGGACCAGCCACCGGGACACGCCCCTGCACCTTTCTGCGGCAGCAGGTCACGTGCGAGTGGTGCGGCTGCTGGTCGAGTCCTGTGCTGTCCCCAACGCTGCGGATCAGTGGCAGAGGACGCCGCTGCACTGGGCGGTGGAGAACGGCCACGCAGAGGCGGCGGCGGAGCTGCTGGTGGCAGGCGCCGATGA